atatatctTAACTTATGCTAGGTACTCAACATTCTTGAAAATGCATGCATGTgttgcatatacatatatacttattttttttttttcttgaagagggcggcacctcctagcTTTATGTATGTGGACATGTTACTTCATAAGTACTATACATgttataatcataaaatattattTGTATCATTGTATGTTAAATAAGagaattaataaaattaaacttttatTTTGTGGATAGAATTTCCAACCTTAAATATGTGCAAATTGATGTAAATTTTTTTCACTTATGTTATGCAAATTCACATAAATCTCAAACAATAAATAAGAGAATTACATACCTTGATGTTAGGCCTAAGATGGTTGTGCCATCTCTCTCGACATTGCTTGCCAATCCTTCCTTTCAACATTTGAGCAATGTAGGACCATTTTCTCACTCCATACTGTTCCACTAGTTGAATTAATAGCCTacacatatataaaattataatatcaTCATAAGTAAGTTGataaacatatttaaaacaagcccaaaaatgaaaaaaaatataattagcTTGCTATTTAGCTATATCTACCTATCTTCTTCAATAGTCCATTGCCCTTTGACCACATTGGAATTCTTTTTGCGACCTTTGTATGTTCTTCTCCCCAAGGTAGAAGCCCTAATCCCCTTGTCTATACCATTAAAATTTTTGTAGTATCCATTGTCCGATGGGGTTGTCGTGCACGAAACTTCATCTGGGAGCACAAAGTTCACAAGTTTGATCTCTTGACAGTTGAAGGGCAGAAAACTCCGGTCGACTTCAATCATGTTGTTGGCcggaaggatggctcgatgaagATATTGGTTGAACAAGTACCCCCCTCCACTTTGAAAATTAGTACTAATATTCTCCATGACAAAGGATGACGCTCCATAGGTACTATTTTCCCCAAATGGCTTAGACTCATACATATTCATATTTAACGAACACCCATTATCTAGAGGAGGATTGTAAGGTTGCACCCTAAAGTCAGGGGAACTTGAGGAAGATCCATAGATTGGGAATTGGTCAAGAGGTTGAAGATCTTGTAATAGGGCTTTAGATGAAGCTTCAAAGGAAAACCCATCTTCCATTTCATGTTTCAAGTAATTGTCATAAGGAAAAATGGGCTTTTGGGTGGAGGCAACATCTATTTCTCTGCCATACTTTGTGTCAAACTCCATAATGAGATCAGTGCATGCACATGAGAGATGGAAATGGAAACTGAGGATTCATATATATTGGTGGGTGGCTTGGAGCTACATCTGGGGTTACTGTTTCTTAATGTGTGTGGGATAAGAGAGGGCATTTATTACT
The Malania oleifera isolate guangnan ecotype guangnan chromosome 13, ASM2987363v1, whole genome shotgun sequence DNA segment above includes these coding regions:
- the LOC131145787 gene encoding transcription factor MYB98-like, coding for MEFDTKYGREIDVASTQKPIFPYDNYLKHEMEDGFSFEASSKALLQDLQPLDQFPIYGSSSSSPDFRVQPYNPPLDNGCSLNMNMYESKPFGENSTYGASSFVMENISTNFQSGGGYLFNQYLHRAILPANNMIEVDRSFLPFNCQEIKLVNFVLPDEVSCTTTPSDNGYYKNFNGIDKGIRASTLGRRTYKGRKKNSNVVKGQWTIEEDRLLIQLVEQYGVRKWSYIAQMLKGRIGKQCRERWHNHLRPNIKKDTWTEEEDRILISAHEEIGNKWAEIAKRLPGRTENNIKNHWNATKRRQFSRRKCRSKFPRTSTLLQNYIKSLNLASTKTGRQKNSSSKSRTNTNAHNHANDNNNIVNNKEEPLKFCLGDRLVSDFDINLDISDFPFDMNGMLDERCSIDSLLDEMSNCGAIGNEKGFDEMEMEMEMPLMDMDSLMQCEVKKELDLVEMISKVNQ